One segment of Channa argus isolate prfri chromosome 17, Channa argus male v1.0, whole genome shotgun sequence DNA contains the following:
- the LOC137102349 gene encoding fatty acid-binding protein, brain: MVDAFCATWKLVDSENFDEYMKALGVGFATRQVGNVTKPTVIISQEGDKVVIRTQSTFKNTEISFKLGEEFDEATADDRNCKSVVSLEGDKLVHVQKWDGKETKFVREIKDGKMIMNLTFEDIHAVRTYEKA, from the exons ATGGTCGACGCCTTCTGTGCCACTTGGAAACTGGTTGACAGTGAGAACTTTGATGAGTACATGAAAGCACTTG GTGTGGGCTTTGCCACCCGGCAGGTTGGTAATGTGACCAAGCCGACTGTCATCATCAGCCAGGAGGGCGACAAGGTGGTGATCCGCACCCAGAGCACCTTCAAGAACACAGAGATCTCCTTCAAGCTGGGAGAGGAGTTTGACGAAGCCACTGCTGACGACAGGAACTGCAAA TCTGTTGTGAGTCTGGAGGGAGACAAGTTGGTCCACGTTCAGAAGTGGGACGGCAAAGAGACCAAGTTCGTCAGAGAAATCAAGGACGGCAAGATGATCATG AATCTGACCTTTGAAGACATCCATGCTGTGCGTACCTACGAAAAGGCATGA
- the smpdl3a gene encoding acid sphingomyelinase-like phosphodiesterase 3a — protein MVQPWWLVLLMICRAVPLTAAPTGSSYLPGTGRFWHITDLHLDPSYHLAPDPTKVCFSSKGAPAAQAGIFGDFLCDSPYSLIQSAFTNMAPLTQPQDFIIWTGDSPPHVPADELSTDLVIQVISNMTQTIRQHFPNLTVYPALGNHDYWPQDQMPDSTNAIYKAAAQLWKPWLQTEALLTLSQGGFYSQLAKPGLRVVSLNTILYYGPNKVTSNMTDPAGQFEWLEKTLQKAAQSLEKVYIIAHVPVGYLPFARSTAALRVIDNERLVSIFREYSHVIAGHFYGHTHRDSIMVLLDQQGKPMNSLFVSPAVTPIKNILEPYSNNPAFRMYLYNTNDNSVVDIWQYYLNLTEANEKQRPDWRLEYIMTKAFGLTDLQPQNLLQLGLSFRLPQTKAFDKYFSHYMVSYTDGVTCRGECKLRQVCAVLYLDQLSYSKCVAKGE, from the exons ATGGTCCAACCTTGGTGGCTTGTGTTGCTGATGATTTGCCGCGCGGTTCCGCTCACGGCGGCGCCGACTGGAAGCAGCTACCTGCCGGGAACAG GCAGGTTCTGGCATATCACCGACCTCCACCTGGACCCCTCTTACCACCTGGCCCCAGATCCCACCAAGGTTTGCTTCTCCTCCAAAGGGGCCCCGGCCGCCCAAGCCGGCATCTTCGGAGACTTCCTGTGCGACTCTCCTTACAGCCTCATCCAGTCAGCCTTCACCAACATGGCACCGCTCACACAGCCACAGGACTTCATTATATGGACCGG tgACAGTCCACCTCATGTCCCTGCAGATGAGCTTTCCACAGACTTAGTGATCCAGGTGATCAGTAACATGACTCAGACCATCAGACAGCACTTCCCCAACCTCACAGTCTATCCTGCCCTGGGAAACCACGACTACTGGCCACAG GACCAGATGCCAGACTCCACCAATGCCATCTATAAAGCTGCTGCTCAGCTGTGGAAGCCCTGGCTGCAGACTGAAGCTCTGCTCACACTCTCACAAG GTGGTTTCTACTCCCAGCTGGCAAAGCCTGGTTTGAGGGTGGTTAGTCTCAACACTATCCTCTACTATGGTCCTAATAAAGTCACAAGTAACATGACGGATCCTGCTGGACAGTTCGAGTGGCTGGAGAAAACTCTGCAGAAAGCTGCTCAGAGCCTGGAGAAG gtCTACATCATAGCCCATGTACCTGTGGGGTACCTGCCATTTGCCAGAAGCACAGCTGCTTTAAGAGTGATTGACAACGAGAGGCTGGTCTCCATCTTTAGGGAGTACAGTCATGTCATAGCAGGACATTTCTACGGCCACACGCATCGGGACAGTATCATGGTGCTTCTGGACCAGCAAG GTAAACCAATGAATTCTCTTTTTGTGTCACCGGCCGTTACAccaatcaaaaacattttggagCCGTACTCCAACAACCCAGCTTTCCGCATGTACTTGTACAACACTAATGACAACTCTGTTGTG GATATCTGGCAGTACTATCTGAATCTGACGGAAGCCAATGAGAAACAAAGACCGGACTGGAGGCTCGAATATATTATGACTAAAGCTTTTGGACTGACTGACCTGCAACCACAAAACCTCCTCCAGCTGGGGCTGAGCTTCAGGCTGCCACAGACCAAAGCCTTTGACAAGTATTTCAGTCACTACATGGTGAGTTACACTGACGGTGTCACCTGCCGAGGAGAATGCAAGCTCAGACaagtgtgtgctgtgctgtACCTGGACCAGCTGTCTTACTCCAAGTGTGTCGCAAAGGGAGAATGA